The Mus caroli chromosome 1, CAROLI_EIJ_v1.1, whole genome shotgun sequence genome has a window encoding:
- the Tagln2 gene encoding transgelin-2 has translation MANRGPSYGLSREVQQKIEKQYDADLEQILIQWIITQCREDVGQPQPGRENFQNWLKDGTVLCKLINSLYPEGQAPVKKIQSSMMAFKQMEQISQFLQAAERYGINTTDIFQTVDLWEGKNMACVQRTLMNLGGLAVARDDGLFSGDPNWFPKKSKENPRNFSDNQLQEGKNVIGLQMGTNRGASQAGMTGYGMPRQIL, from the exons ATGGCCAACAGGGGACCTTCATACGGCCTGAGCCGAGAGGTGCAGCAGAAGATTGAGAAGCAGTACGACGCTGATCTGGAGCAGATCCTCATCCAGTGGATCATCACTCAGTGCCGCGAGGACGTGGGCCAGCCCCAGCCTGGGCGCGAGAACTTCCAGAACTGGCTCAAGGACGGCACG GTGCTGTGCAAGCTTATTAATTCACTGTATCCTGAGGGGCAGGCCCCAGTAAAGAAGATCCAGTCCTCTATGATGGCCTTCAAGCAGATGGAGCAGATCTCTCAGTTCCTGCAGGCAGCCGAGCGCTATGGCATTAACACCACGGACATCTTCCAGACTGTGGATCTCTGGGAAG GAAAGAATATGGCTTGTGTGCAGCGGACACTAATGAATCTGGGTGGGCTGGCAGTAGCCAGGGACGATGGGCTCTTCTCTGGGGATCCCAACTGGTTTCCTAA GAAATCCAAGGAGAACCCTCGGAACTTCTCGGACAACCAGTTGCAAGAGGGCAAGAATGTGATTGGGTTGCAGATGGGCACCAACCGTGGAGCATCTCAGGCCGGCATGACCGGCTATGGGATGCCACGGCAGATCCTCTGA
- the Igsf9 gene encoding protein turtle homolog A: MIWCLRLTVLSLIISQGADGRRKPEVVSVVGRAGESAVLGCDLLPPAGRPPLHVIEWLRFGFLLPIFIQFGLYSPRIDPDYVGRVRLQTGASLQIEGLRVEDQGWYECRVLFLDQHSPEQDFANGSWVHLTVNSPPQFQETPPLVLEVKELEAVTLRCVARGSPQPYVTWKFRGQDLGKGQGQVQVQNGTLWIRRVERGSAGDYTCQASSSEGSITHATQLLVLGPPVIVVPPSNCTVNSSQDVSLACRAEAYPANLTYSWFQDGVNVFHISRLQSRVRILVDGSLWLQATQPDDAGHYTCVPSNGFLHPPSASAYLTVLYPAQVTVMPPETPLPTGMRGVIRCPVRANPPLLFVTWTKDGQALQLDKFPGWSLGPEGSLIIALGNEDALGEYSCTPYNSLGTAGPSPVTRVLLKAPPAFIDQPKEEYFQEVGRELLIPCSARGDPPPIVSWAKVGRGLQGQAQVDSNNSLVLRPLTKEAQGRWECSASNAVAHVTTSTNVYVLGTSPHVVTNVSVVPLPKGANVSWEPGFDGGYLQRFSVWYTPLAKRPDRAHHDWVSLAVPIGATHLLVPGLQAHAQYQFSVLAQNKLGSGPFSEIVLSIPEGLPTTPAAPGLPPTEIPPPLSPPRGLVAVRTPRGVLLHWDPPELIPGRLDGYILEGRQGSQSWEILDQSVAGTEIQLLVPGLIKDVLYEFRLVAFADSYVSDPSNVANISTSGLEVYPSRTQLPGLLPQPVLAGVVGGVCFLGVAVLVSILAACLMNRRRAARRHRKRLRQDPPLIFSPRGKSGSHSAPGSGSPDSVTKFKLQGSPVPSLRQSLLWGEPARPPSPHPDSPLGRGPLPLEPICRGPDGRFVMGPTVAPSQEKLCLERSEPRTSAKRLAQSFDCSSSSPSGVPQPLCITDISPVGQPLAAVPSPLPGPGPLLQYLSLPFFREMNVDGDWPPLEEPTPAPPPDFMDSQPCPTSSFLPPPDSPPANLKAVLPGTLMGVGVSSEPPYTALADWTLRERVLPGLLSAAPRGSLTSQSSGRGSASFLRPPSTAPSAGGSYLSPAPGDTSSWASGPERWPRREHVVTVSKRRNTSVDENYEWDSEFPGDMELLETWHPGLASSRSHPELEPELGVKTPEESCLLNPTHAAGPEARCAALREEFLAFRRRRDATRARLPAYQQSISYPEQATLL, translated from the exons ATGATTTGGTGTCTCCGTCTGACCGTCCTCAGCCTGATCATCAGCCAGGGGGCTGACG GTCGAAGGAAGCCTGAGGTGGTCTCTGTGGTGGGCCGGGCTGGGGAGAGTGCAGTGCTGGGCTGTGACTTGCTGCCTCCAGCTGGCCGCCCCCCTCTGCATGTCATCGAGTGGCTGCGCTTTGGATTCCTGCTTCCCATCTTCATCCAGTTCGGCCTCTACTCTCCCCGAATTGACCCCGATTACGTGG GACGAGTCCGGCTGCAGACAGGAGCATCTCTCCAGATTGAGGGGCTCCGGGTGGAAGACCAGGGTTGGTACGAGTGCCGTGTGCTCTTCCTGGACCAACACAGCCCTGAACAGGATTTTGCCAACGGCTCCTGGGTGCACCTGACAGTCAATT CGCCCCCTCAGTTCCAGGAGACACCTCCCTTAGTTCTAGAAGTGAAGGAGCTGGAGGCGGTTACCTTGCGCTGTGTGGCCCGTGGCAGCCCTCAGCCTTATGTGACTTGGAAATTCCGAGGACAAGACCTTGGCAAGGGCCAGGGTCAGGTGCAA GTGCAGAATGGAACACTGTGGATCCGTCGGGTGGAGCGAGGCAGCGCTGGAGACTACACCTGTCAAGCCTCCAGCTCCGAGGGCAGCATCACCCACGCCACCCAGCTGTTGGTGCTAG GACCCCCTGTCATTGTGGTGCCCCCCAGCAACTGTACAGTCAACTCCTCTCAGGATGTTTCCTTGGCCTGCCGAGCTGAGGCATACCCTGCTAACCTCACCTACAGCTGGTTCCAGGATGGTGTCAATGTCTTCCATATCAG CCGCTTACAGTCTCGAGTGCGCATCCTGGTAGATGGGAGCCTGTGGCTACAAGCCACTCAGCCTGATGATGCCGGCCACTATACCTGTGTTCCCAGCAATGGTTTTCTGCATCCACCCTCAGCTTCTGCCTATCTCACTGTGCTCT ACCCAGCCCAGGTGACAGTCATGCCTCCCGAGACACCCCTGCCCACTGGCATGCGGGGGGTGATCCGGTGTCCGGTTCGTGCTAATCCCCCACTACTGTTTGTCACCTGGACCAAAGACGGACAGGCCTTGCAGCTGGACAAG TTCCCTGGCTGGTCCCTGGGCCCAGAAGGTTCCCTCATCATTGCCCTGGGGAATGAGGATGCCTTGGGAGAATACTCCTGCACCCCCTACAACAGTCTTGGTACTGCTGGACCCTCCCCTGTGACCCGGGTGCTGCTCAAG GCTCCCCCGGCTTTTATAGACCAGCCCAAGGAAGAATATTTCCAAGAAGTAGGGCGGGAGCTACTCATCCCGTGCTCCGCCCGGGGAGACCCTCCTCCTATTGTCTCTTGGGCCAAG GTGGGCCGGGGGCTGCAGGGCCAGGCCCAGGTGGACAGCAACAACAGCCTCGTCCTTCGACCCCTGACCAAGGAGGCCCAGGGACGATGGGAATGCAGCGCCAGCAATGCTGTAGCCCATGTGACCACTTCTACCAATGTATACGTGCTAG GCACCAGCCCCCATGTCGTCACCAATGTGTCTGTGGTACCTTTACCCAAGGGTGCCAATGTCTCTTGGGAGCCTGGCTTTGATGGTGGCTATCTGCAGAGATTCAGTGTCTGGTATACCCCACT AGCCAAGCGTCCTGACCGAGCCCACCATGACTGGGTATCTCTGGCTGTGCCTATCGGGGCTACACACCTCCTAGTGCCAGGGCTGCAGGCTCACGCGCAGTATCAGTTCAGTGTCCTTGCTCAgaataagctgggcagtgggcCCTTCAGTGAGATTGTCCTATCTATACCAGAAG GGCTTCCGACCACACCGGCTGCCCCTGGGCTTCCTCCAACAGAGATACCACCTCCCCTGTCCCCTCCTAGAGGTTTGGTGGCAGTGAGGACACCCCGGGGGGTACTTCTGCATTGGGATCCCCCAGAACTCATCCCTGGGAGACTGGATGGCTACATCCTGGAGGGACGGCAAGGCTCCCAAAGCTGGGAGATCCTGGACCAAAGTGTGGCGGGCACAGAAATCCAGCTGCTTGTGCCTGGCCTCATCAAG GACGTTCTCTATGAGTTTCGCCTCGTGGCCTTTGCTGATAGCTACGTCAGTGACCCCAGCAACGTAGCTAACATCTCCACTTCTG GCCTGGAGGTGTACCCCTCCCGCACACAGCTACCAGGTCTCCTGCCCCAGCCTGTATTGGCTGGTGTTGTGGGTGGAGTCTGCTTCTTGGGCGTGGCGGTCCTTGTGAGCATCCTAGCTGCCTGCCTGATGAATCGGCGCAGGGCTGCCCGACGCCACCGAAAACGTCTGCGCCAGG ATCCACCTCTGATCTTCTCTCCACGTGGGAAGTCAGGCTCACA CTCTGCTCCTGGCTCAGGCAGCCCTGACAGCGTGACCAAGTTCAAGCTCCAAGGCTCCCCAGTTCCCAGCCTACGCCAGAGTCTGCTCTGGGGGGAGCCTGCCCGACCGCCTAGCCCTCACCCGGATTCTCCACTTGGCCGGGGACCCTTACCATTAGAGCCCATTTGCAGGGGCCCAGATGGGCGCTTTGTGATGGGACCCACTGTGGCCCCCTCACAAGAAAAGTTATGTCTGGAGCGCTCAGAACCTCGGACCTCAGCTAAACGCTTGGCCCAGTCCTTTGACTGTAGCAGTAGCAGCCCCAGTGGGGTCCCACAACCCCTCTGCATTACAGACATCAGCCCTGTGGGGCAGCCTCTTGCAGCCGTGCCTAGCCCCCTACCAGGTCCAGGACCCCTGCTCCAGTACCTGAGCCTACCCTTCTTCCGAGAGATGAATGTGGACGGGGACTGGCCACCTCTTGAGGAGCCCACGCCAGCTCCGCCTCCAGATTTCATGGATAGTCAGCCCTGCCCCACCtcatctttccttccaccaccTGACTCACCTCCTGCAAATCTCAAGGCAGTGCTTCCTGGGACACTGATGGGGGTCGGGGTCTCCTCAGAGCCCCCTTACACAGCTTTGGCTGATTGGACTCTGAGGGAGAGGGTCTTGCCGGGCCTTCTTTCTGCTGCCCCTCGTGGTAGCCTCACCAGCCAGAGCAGTGGGAGGGGCAGTGCTTCCTTCCTGCGCCCTCCCTCCACAGCCCCCTCCGCAGGGGGAAGCTACCTcagtccagctccaggagacacAAGCAGCTGGGCCAGTGGCCCCGAAAGGTGGCCCCGAAGGGAGCATGTGGTGACAGTCAGCAAAAG GAGGAACACCTCTGTGGATGAGAACTATGAATGGGACTCGGAATTCCCAGGGGACATGGAGCTGCTAGAGACCTGGCATCCAGGCTTGGCCAGTTCTCGGTCCCATCCTGAACTTGAGCCAGAGTTAG GTGTCAAGACTCCAGAGGAGAGCTGTCTCCTGAACCCAACCCACGCTGCCGGCCCTGAGGCCCGCTGTGCTGCCCTTCGCGAGGAATTCCTAGCTTTCCGCCGACGCAGGGATGCTACCAGGGCCCGGCTACCAGCCTATCAGCAGTCCATCTCTTACCCTGAACAGGCTACTCTGCTATGA